From a region of the Gossypium raimondii isolate GPD5lz chromosome 10, ASM2569854v1, whole genome shotgun sequence genome:
- the LOC105778412 gene encoding uncharacterized protein LOC105778412 isoform X2 has protein sequence MVMPKYCLLVDCNKMETIIDGAEVETVLESLQYLSIHYMKNLRSIWKGPTRSGCMSKLKFLALHTCPKLSYIFSHVLLRNFVNLEEIIVEDCPQVSSLVSHVPALPYLKPFLPSLKRLFLLYLPELVSISNGLSIAPKLERIGFYDCPKLKVLSKTELSSKALKTIKGEKQWWEDIKWNKIDWENGPRNLMRIFSPINNEKDVTVQLLEDRNVFEAQQSDTTLCTRKSVDIYAQQKSQWADCMVKSVPSPCSPTLSSWTQPYLRITPPLNVKHTRWFSKRQLSNLCCLAVVSGSRGRQQKLLASGKRENRMMMIRKSLCIGSLRGKEGKKWPTCMLLFGIFSLLITSGESVQYQIKWMEQLAT, from the exons ATGGTAATGCCGAAGTATTGCTTGTTGGTCGATTGTAATAAGATGGAAACAATTATTGATGGAGCTGAAGTTGAAACCGTTCTTGAATCACTGCAATATTTGAGCATTCATTACATGAAGAATTTGAGAAGCATATGGAAAGGACCAACTCGTTCTGGTTGTATGTCTAAGTTAAAGTTCTTGGCATTGCATACATGCCCCAAGCTGAGCTACATTTTCTCACATGTTTTGCTCAGAAATTTTGTCAACTTGGAGGAAATTATTGTGGAGGATTGTCCCCAAGTGAGCAGCCTTGTAAGTCATGTACCTGCCCTACCATATTTAAAACCTTTTCTCCCGAGTTTGAAAAGGTTGTTTCTTCTTTACCTCCCTGAACTGGTCAGCATTTCAAATGGCCTATCCATTGCACCAAAATTAGAGAGAATAGGCTTCTATGATTGCCCAAAGCTAAAAGTCCTATCAAAAACGGAGTTGTCAAGCAAAGCTCTTAAAACAATCAAAGGAGAAAAGCAGTGGTGGGAAGATATAAAGTGGAATAAAATAGATTGGGAAAATGGGCCACGTAATCTAATGCGTATTTTCTCTCCAATCAATAATGAAAAAGATGTGACGGTACAGTTGTTAGAAGACAGAAATGTATTCGAAGCCCAACAATCAG ATACTACCTTGTGCACTCGGAAATCGGTTGACATTTATGCACAACAGAAAAGCCAATGGGCAG ATTGTATGGTGAAGTCCGTGCCATCACCATGCTCGCCTACTCTTTCATCCTGGACTCAACCTTACTTACGCATCACTCCACCGTTGAAT GTCAAACATACAAGATGGTTTTCGAAAAGGCAGCTTTCGAATTTG TGTTGCCTCGCTGTTGTGTCGGGGAGTAGAGGCCGGCAACAAAAATTATTGGCAAGTGGCAAGAGAGAAAATAGAATGATGATGATAAGAAAAAGTCTATGCATAGGGTCATTGAGAGGCAAAGAAGGCAAGAAATGGCCAACCTGTATGCTTCTCTTCGGAATCTTCTCCCTCCTAATTACATCAGG ggAAAGCGTTCAATATCAGATCAAGTGGATGGAGCAGTTAGCTACATAA
- the LOC105778412 gene encoding uncharacterized protein LOC105778412 isoform X1, with protein MVMPKYCLLVDCNKMETIIDGAEVETVLESLQYLSIHYMKNLRSIWKGPTRSGCMSKLKFLALHTCPKLSYIFSHVLLRNFVNLEEIIVEDCPQVSSLVSHVPALPYLKPFLPSLKRLFLLYLPELVSISNGLSIAPKLERIGFYDCPKLKVLSKTELSSKALKTIKGEKQWWEDIKWNKIDWENGPRNLMRIFSPINNEKDVTVQLLEDRNVFEAQQSDTTLCTRKSVDIYAQQKSQWADCMVKSVPSPCSPTLSSWTQPYLRITPPLNVKHTRWFSKRQLSNLVSYPSYNEQNKSSEKCCLAVVSGSRGRQQKLLASGKRENRMMMIRKSLCIGSLRGKEGKKWPTCMLLFGIFSLLITSGESVQYQIKWMEQLAT; from the exons ATGGTAATGCCGAAGTATTGCTTGTTGGTCGATTGTAATAAGATGGAAACAATTATTGATGGAGCTGAAGTTGAAACCGTTCTTGAATCACTGCAATATTTGAGCATTCATTACATGAAGAATTTGAGAAGCATATGGAAAGGACCAACTCGTTCTGGTTGTATGTCTAAGTTAAAGTTCTTGGCATTGCATACATGCCCCAAGCTGAGCTACATTTTCTCACATGTTTTGCTCAGAAATTTTGTCAACTTGGAGGAAATTATTGTGGAGGATTGTCCCCAAGTGAGCAGCCTTGTAAGTCATGTACCTGCCCTACCATATTTAAAACCTTTTCTCCCGAGTTTGAAAAGGTTGTTTCTTCTTTACCTCCCTGAACTGGTCAGCATTTCAAATGGCCTATCCATTGCACCAAAATTAGAGAGAATAGGCTTCTATGATTGCCCAAAGCTAAAAGTCCTATCAAAAACGGAGTTGTCAAGCAAAGCTCTTAAAACAATCAAAGGAGAAAAGCAGTGGTGGGAAGATATAAAGTGGAATAAAATAGATTGGGAAAATGGGCCACGTAATCTAATGCGTATTTTCTCTCCAATCAATAATGAAAAAGATGTGACGGTACAGTTGTTAGAAGACAGAAATGTATTCGAAGCCCAACAATCAG ATACTACCTTGTGCACTCGGAAATCGGTTGACATTTATGCACAACAGAAAAGCCAATGGGCAG ATTGTATGGTGAAGTCCGTGCCATCACCATGCTCGCCTACTCTTTCATCCTGGACTCAACCTTACTTACGCATCACTCCACCGTTGAAT GTCAAACATACAAGATGGTTTTCGAAAAGGCAGCTTTCGAATTTGGTAAGCTATCCAAGTTACAACGAGCAAAATAAAAGTTCAGAAAAG TGTTGCCTCGCTGTTGTGTCGGGGAGTAGAGGCCGGCAACAAAAATTATTGGCAAGTGGCAAGAGAGAAAATAGAATGATGATGATAAGAAAAAGTCTATGCATAGGGTCATTGAGAGGCAAAGAAGGCAAGAAATGGCCAACCTGTATGCTTCTCTTCGGAATCTTCTCCCTCCTAATTACATCAGG ggAAAGCGTTCAATATCAGATCAAGTGGATGGAGCAGTTAGCTACATAA